One Pseudomonadota bacterium DNA segment encodes these proteins:
- a CDS encoding ATP-binding cassette domain-containing protein, with amino-acid sequence MALLLINDVSLNFGGPQLLEGVTLQIESGERIGLLGRNGSGKSTLMKILAGHITPDSGGIIRSGDVKTAMLEQDVPDDLPGTIYDVVAAGGQEHVELLREYHDLTLEITRSSNNDLMRKLESVQHRIEASDAWSFHQQVERVIQRAELDENARFRVLSAGMKRRVFLARALVNDPDLLLLDEPTNHLDINTILWLEDFLLNYEKTLMFVTHDRAFLQRLATRIVEIDRGQLISFSCNYRTYLEQRQTLLDTEEKQWREFDKKLSKEETWIRQGIRARRTRNEGRVRALMQMRLERSCRQEQTGVSRLVIQEAERSGQIVVGAKAISFAWDEKKIVKNFSTTVIRGDKVGVIGPNGSGKTTLLRILLGELKPEHGAVRLGANISVAYFDQLRAQLDENKTLKDNIGGGNDTVTIGNTSRHVIGYLQEFLFSPERIMSPVSSLSGGERNRLLLAKLFVIPSNVLVLDEPTNDLDAETLELLEDRLVEYNGTILLVSHDREFLNNVVTSTIVFEGDGRLVEYVGGYDDWLRQGKVATEQSKPVTQKEQKQKREKLQKEKGKLSFKENRELETLPQIIEVLEEEKKGLMETLNSSEFYASRDLGKVYAANDRLGVLEKELDEAYYRWDELENMAAEFRNSKE; translated from the coding sequence ATGGCACTTTTACTCATTAATGATGTTTCACTGAATTTCGGCGGACCGCAGTTGTTGGAAGGCGTTACGCTCCAGATCGAGTCCGGCGAGCGTATCGGTTTGCTGGGCCGCAATGGTTCAGGCAAATCCACTCTTATGAAAATACTGGCAGGTCATATAACCCCGGATTCAGGCGGGATTATTCGAAGCGGTGATGTAAAGACTGCAATGCTGGAACAGGATGTGCCCGATGACCTGCCGGGAACAATCTATGATGTGGTGGCTGCCGGCGGGCAGGAGCATGTGGAACTCCTCAGGGAATACCACGACCTCACTCTGGAGATTACCCGAAGCAGTAACAATGACCTGATGAGAAAACTCGAAAGTGTCCAGCACCGGATAGAGGCTTCTGATGCCTGGTCTTTTCACCAGCAGGTTGAAAGGGTAATTCAAAGGGCTGAACTGGATGAAAATGCCCGGTTCCGGGTTTTGTCTGCCGGTATGAAGCGCCGGGTTTTTCTGGCCAGGGCTCTGGTAAATGATCCTGATCTCCTGCTTCTCGATGAGCCTACAAACCACCTTGATATCAACACCATTCTCTGGCTTGAGGACTTCCTGCTGAATTATGAAAAAACTCTCATGTTTGTGACCCATGACCGGGCCTTTCTCCAGCGTCTGGCAACGCGGATTGTGGAAATAGACAGGGGTCAACTGATATCTTTTAGCTGCAATTACAGGACATACCTTGAACAACGACAGACATTGCTTGATACAGAAGAGAAACAATGGCGTGAATTTGATAAGAAATTATCCAAAGAAGAGACCTGGATAAGGCAAGGAATCAGAGCTCGCCGCACACGCAACGAGGGCAGGGTACGGGCGTTGATGCAGATGCGTCTGGAGCGTTCCTGCAGGCAGGAACAAACTGGTGTCTCCCGGCTTGTAATCCAGGAAGCGGAACGAAGCGGGCAAATAGTTGTGGGTGCAAAGGCAATTTCATTTGCCTGGGATGAAAAAAAGATTGTCAAAAATTTTTCCACTACTGTCATTCGCGGTGATAAGGTAGGTGTAATCGGACCGAATGGTTCAGGCAAAACAACCCTTCTCAGGATACTCCTCGGTGAACTCAAGCCTGAACATGGAGCAGTTCGACTGGGCGCCAATATCAGCGTTGCCTACTTTGATCAGCTCCGCGCGCAGCTTGATGAAAATAAGACTCTAAAGGATAATATCGGCGGGGGCAACGATACGGTTACCATTGGCAACACCAGCAGGCATGTAATAGGATATTTACAGGAATTTCTTTTTTCACCTGAGAGGATCATGTCCCCGGTCAGTTCTCTATCCGGCGGTGAGCGCAACCGCCTGCTTCTGGCGAAACTTTTTGTTATTCCGTCGAATGTGCTTGTGCTTGATGAGCCCACCAATGACCTTGACGCAGAAACTCTGGAACTCCTCGAAGACAGGCTTGTTGAATACAATGGTACTATTCTGCTTGTCAGTCACGATCGTGAGTTTCTCAACAATGTTGTTACATCAACAATAGTCTTTGAGGGTGATGGACGATTAGTGGAGTATGTCGGCGGTTACGATGATTGGCTGAGACAGGGGAAAGTGGCAACAGAGCAATCGAAGCCTGTAACCCAAAAGGAACAGAAACAGAAGAGGGAAAAGCTCCAGAAGGAGAAGGGTAAACTCTCATTTAAAGAGAACCGGGAACTTGAAACGTTGCCTCAAATCATAGAAGTCCTGGAAGAAGAGAAAAAGGGCCTCATGGAAACCCTCAATTCTTCTGAATTTTATGCAAGCCGCGATCTGGGCAAGGTATATGCGGCTAACGACCGTTTAGGCGTGCTGGAAAAGGAACTCGATGAAGCCTACTACCGCTGGGATGAGCTCGAAAACATGGCTGCCGAATTCAGAAACAGTAAGGAATGA
- a CDS encoding ParB/RepB/Spo0J family partition protein yields MYGFVSSWGFESIPARVVNAINQKDEILAIQLTENLQREDLNPIDQAKGILAYIQAKHPDKGYNLDGVMSDLMKVQFRPDDLPEDVVFTVNTVAQISGKYYPTLFRTISLLKLVPKIQDVISSGKLPVSQGYLFAANLGSPDFFTIFDEIMEIPVTNVKLEKMLTAYKKAKPKSTSKPMPIKKKVAVLQNAKSYFEKKTGMYAKSDIQTFLDELRVLVSFIEKQIETAPEIVSVKQTDKKPVPQV; encoded by the coding sequence TTGTATGGTTTTGTTTCATCCTGGGGTTTTGAATCCATCCCGGCAAGGGTAGTTAATGCCATTAATCAAAAGGATGAAATCCTGGCCATTCAGCTTACAGAAAATCTCCAACGGGAAGACTTAAATCCCATAGATCAGGCCAAAGGCATACTTGCATATATTCAGGCAAAACATCCTGACAAAGGGTACAATTTGGATGGGGTTATGAGTGATTTGATGAAAGTCCAGTTTAGACCTGACGACCTACCTGAGGATGTTGTATTCACAGTGAATACAGTTGCTCAAATCTCCGGGAAGTATTATCCTACCTTGTTCCGCACGATATCACTTCTAAAACTGGTTCCTAAAATTCAGGACGTAATTTCCAGTGGAAAACTCCCTGTTTCACAGGGATATCTCTTTGCCGCTAACCTTGGAAGTCCTGACTTTTTTACCATATTTGATGAAATAATGGAGATACCTGTAACCAATGTTAAATTAGAGAAAATGCTTACCGCATACAAAAAAGCCAAACCGAAATCAACATCTAAACCTATGCCTATTAAAAAGAAAGTTGCTGTCTTACAAAATGCAAAATCATACTTTGAGAAAAAGACCGGGATGTATGCGAAATCAGATATTCAGACATTCCTTGATGAACTGCGGGTCTTAGTCTCATTCATAGAAAAGCAGATTGAAACAGCCCCGGAGATTGTATCGGTTAAACAAACAGATAAAAAGCCTGTTCCGCAGGTGTAA
- a CDS encoding AMP-binding protein — protein MPIEGFEPYRPEDVEKYNKFRWWLGLTWGDMFDKATDIYPQKECLVDDTSRFTYEQLREKVDQLAVSFMELGIAQRDFVLLQIPNWNEYIIAFYALQKIGVITVLLIARHGLAEIKHVCSLTRPVAWIGPDQYKNTDYMPILQQVIEENRQLTHLISVRSQEGNKTFIPLEKLIDEGKLTPSSFANLAARRPDPMEVSIILLTGGTTGLPKAVPRTHNDYIASVEYHSRAWEITSNDVVLTAAPVSHAQAMHNGVGGAFFNFAKYVLTDSTEAQDICRVIEREKVTAFPTVPALVQRMLTLENIEQYDISSLNKIYAGGAPSTPEMVKNIYDKLGCKFVNAFGSAEGSGAMTRLDADIETICTTVGKIDCPYAQFKITDQDGQEVPTDHEGELITKGPNIFTGYFKSHEDNLITFTKDGFFKTGDLAKIDRSGTIMITGRIKETILRGGETISAVGIERLISSHPYVADVAVIGMPDKALGERICAYIHLKEETTLSFEELIAYLRNSGASVMQLPERIEFIDKIPLTNVGKADKKVLKEDIRKKLGMNGA, from the coding sequence ATGCCGATAGAAGGATTTGAGCCATACAGACCGGAAGATGTAGAAAAATACAACAAATTCAGATGGTGGTTGGGTCTTACATGGGGAGACATGTTTGACAAGGCTACAGATATCTATCCTCAAAAAGAATGTCTTGTTGACGATACCTCACGTTTTACCTATGAGCAATTACGTGAAAAGGTCGATCAACTTGCAGTGAGTTTTATGGAACTGGGAATAGCACAACGGGATTTTGTCCTGCTTCAGATTCCAAACTGGAATGAGTATATTATCGCTTTTTACGCACTGCAAAAAATAGGAGTAATAACAGTCCTTCTTATTGCACGCCACGGGCTCGCAGAAATCAAACATGTTTGCAGCCTGACCCGTCCTGTAGCATGGATCGGTCCTGATCAATACAAAAATACCGATTATATGCCTATTTTACAGCAGGTAATCGAGGAAAACAGACAACTCACACATCTCATATCAGTAAGATCACAGGAAGGAAACAAGACATTTATCCCTTTGGAGAAGCTGATAGATGAAGGAAAGCTGACGCCCTCATCCTTTGCCAACCTTGCAGCCAGACGTCCTGACCCTATGGAAGTGTCAATAATACTCCTTACAGGAGGTACGACAGGCTTGCCAAAAGCCGTTCCCAGGACTCACAATGACTACATTGCAAGCGTTGAGTATCATTCAAGGGCCTGGGAGATAACAAGTAATGACGTTGTGCTGACCGCTGCCCCTGTCAGCCATGCTCAAGCTATGCATAACGGCGTAGGAGGAGCCTTTTTCAACTTTGCAAAATACGTGCTCACTGATTCAACAGAGGCTCAGGATATTTGCAGGGTCATAGAACGGGAAAAAGTAACGGCTTTCCCCACTGTACCCGCCCTTGTACAAAGGATGTTGACTCTTGAAAATATTGAACAATATGATATCAGCTCTCTCAATAAAATTTATGCAGGCGGCGCACCAAGCACTCCTGAAATGGTTAAGAACATTTATGATAAGCTCGGCTGCAAATTCGTTAACGCCTTCGGTTCAGCTGAAGGCTCAGGCGCTATGACACGTCTTGACGCAGACATAGAGACAATTTGTACCACTGTAGGCAAAATAGACTGCCCCTATGCGCAATTTAAAATCACTGACCAGGATGGACAGGAAGTCCCGACTGATCATGAAGGAGAGCTTATCACAAAAGGTCCGAACATTTTTACCGGCTACTTCAAATCTCATGAAGACAACCTGATAACATTTACAAAGGACGGCTTCTTCAAGACCGGGGATCTGGCAAAGATTGACCGGTCCGGCACTATCATGATTACGGGCAGAATTAAAGAAACCATCCTCCGCGGCGGTGAAACAATCAGCGCGGTTGGCATTGAGCGGCTGATCAGCTCACATCCCTATGTTGCCGACGTGGCTGTCATCGGTATGCCTGACAAGGCATTGGGTGAACGGATATGCGCCTACATCCATCTTAAAGAAGAAACAACGCTTTCCTTTGAGGAACTCATTGCCTATTTGAGAAACTCCGGGGCATCAGTTATGCAATTACCTGAACGAATCGAGTTCATTGATAAAATTCCGCTGACCAATGTTGGAAAGGCTGACAAGAAGGTTTTAAAGGAAGACATCAGAAAAAAACTTGGTATGAATGGAGCGTGA